The following nucleotide sequence is from Ahniella affigens.
GCCACCGACTTGCCGGCGTCGGCGGGCTCGTCCAACGGAGCGAGCGACAAAGACGCCAGCGCTGACGAGAAATCACGATCGGCAAAACTCGGTTTGCTGCTTGGCGCGGGGCTGCTTGGTGCGGCAGCAGCGCCGTCCAACGGCGACAATTCGAGACTTAAGCCTGCAAACGGATTCGCGGCGGGCTCTGAACTCGCCGGCTTCTTCGCGGCCAGAGCTGGCGGCACCGGGAGTTCCAACGTTGGCGCATTGGCCCGATCCACACGCTCTGGTTTCTCTGGTTTCTCTGGTTTGGGTTCCTTCGGCAGATTCGCGAGCAGTGCATCCAGACCTTGTGGCTCGTCACGCGCAGGCGGTGCCTCATCAAAGCTGTCGAAGTTGATATCCAGCCCGGCGAATGGATTGTCGGCTTCTGGCGACGGTGCGGCGGCAGTGGAACGGGTGGGCTGTGCACTCGGCTCATGCATATCCAAGCCCAACCCAAGCTCTTCGAAAATGCTCTTGCTTTCGCTGATCTTTGGCGCCGGCTCAGCGGCCGGCAACACGCTTGCCGCGCTGAAGTCGAAATCACCCAAACCGAGCCCGGCCAGCGTGCTGGTGAGTTCGTCCTGAGCGAGCTTCTCTTCGCTACGGCTCGCCTGCTCCATGCTGAAATCGGCCAGCGCCCGAGTCATCTCGTCGGCCGCGAATTCGGTCTCGGCAACACTGCCTGCGGGCGTGGTCGGCTCCAACGATTTTGGCCGCACGGGCGTCGACAAATCGGCGCGCTGCAGGCCCGATTGTGGAATCGGTTCTGAACCCGCTGGCGGCGGCGGCAGTCCAACCTGCTCACCCAATACTTTGGCGGCCAAATGACGTGCCCAACGCGCGAGGTCCCATCCACTCAGCCGGGCGGTCACTTCGCCATCGTTGAACACCACGCGACGCGTATCATCGACGAGCAGATCATCAATGCCAGTCAGATCCTCATCCGAGGTCGGATCCAAATTGATGATCACCACGTCGGCGCCGCTGCCCGCCAGTTCTTTGGGTCGATACGCCAGCACCGAGGTTTCGTATACCACCTTAGCGCCGAGCTCCGTCATGGCATCGCGGACGTGACGGTTCAGCGCCTCGGATTGGTATACCAAGGCGATCGACACGGCGCGACGTTTGATGTCAGTGGACAGCACGCGACAACCTCAATGTCTCTTCGACGTTACGTAGCAGATCGGCTTCCTGATACGGCTTGCCGAGATAACGATCGACACCGATTTCAAACGCACGCTGGCGATGTTTCTCACCGGTACGCGACGTGATCATGATGATCGGCACCATCTTCAAACGCGGATCGTTGCGCATGTAGGTCGCGAGTTCGTAACCGTCCATGCGCGGCATTTCGATGTCGAGCAGCACGATGTCGGGCACGCGGTCCTGCAGTTTTTCGACCGCGTCCAGACCGTCCTTCGCCGTGACCACTTCCATGTCGTTGCGTTCGAGCACGCGCGTGGTGACTTTGCGCATGGTGATCGAGTCGTCGACGACCATGACGAGCGGCTGACGGCGTTCCGGCATGACCGGCGTGAGCACTTCCGGAATGGCATCTTCGGCCAAAGCGGTCTGACGCAGGGCGGCAACGCGGCGAACCAGCGGGGCCATATCGAGAATCATGACCACCGAGCCGTCGCCCATGATCGTGGCCCCGAAGATGCCGGCGATCGACGACACCTGCGGCCCGACCGATTTGACGACGACTTCGCGACTGCCGAGCACGGCGTCGACGCGAACGGCGGCGCGCTGGTCACCCGATTTCACCATCAAGAGCGGCAACTGCAACTCGTCACTGGCGCGGTGCACGGTGGTGCCGAGCAAGTCGCCCATTTCGTAGATCAGGTAGTCATCGCCACCGTAACTGTAAGTTGGCGTCGGCGACTTCAGGCGCTCATCGAGATCTTCGCGGCGGATTCGGACCACACCTTGCACCGACGACATTGGCACTGCATACAGATGTTCGCCGAGGCGCACCAAGATGGCTTGCGTGACCGCGAGGGTAAACGGCAGCCGGATGATGAACTGCGTACCACGACCGCGCTCAGAGTCGATGCTGAGCGTGCCGCCAAGCTGCTTGATTTCGCTGGCGACTACGTCCATACCAACGCCGCGGCCGGCAATCTTGCTGACTGATTCAGCGGTCGAAAAGCCTGTTTCGAGCACGAAGCCGTAAAGGTCGCGATCGGACAATTGGGCGTCGGGCTTCAGCATGCCGCGCTCGATCGCCTTGCGGCGGATCGCATCGCGATCCATGCCACGACCGTCATCGGTAACGCGAATCACGACTTCGGTTGCTTCGCGGGCAATACCGATGGTGACCGTCCCTTCCTCGTTCTTGCCCACTTTGGATCGATCGGTCGGTGTTTCCAGACCATGCGCGAGCGCGTTGCGGAGCATGTGCTCCAATGGCGCGGTCATGCGATCCAACACGTTGCGATCCATTTCACCCTGCGCCCCTTCGACGCGGAGCTGCGCGCGCTTGCCGAGTTCGCCAGCGGTCTGCCGCATCAGGCGACGCAGACGCGGCACAACCGAGTCGAACGGCACCATGCGCGTACGCATCAGGCCTTCTTGCAACTCGGAGCTGACGCGCGCCTGCTGCAACAGCAGCGTTTCGGCCTGGCGGGTCAAATCATCCAACGCATTCTGCAAGGACTGCAAGTCGGACACCGATTCCGCGAGCGCTCGGGACAGCTGTTGCAGGGTCGAGAAACGGTCGAGTTCGAGTGGATCGAATTCGGCATCCGTTGCTTCGGCTTCACGCTGGTAGCGCGCAATGATCTGCGCTTCGGTTTCGATTTCCAGTTTGCGCAGCTGTTCACGCACACGCAAGACGGTTTGGTCGAGTTCCTGCAAGTTGAACCGGAAGGTGCCCATCTGCTGCTCAAGACGCGAGCGGTAGATGGAGACTTCGCCAGCCAGATTAACGAGCGCATCGAGCAAGTCGGAGCGGACGCGAATGACTTCCTGCGGCGCGCGACCAGCTTCCTCGGCTTCGTCGAGGGCGGTTTTCTGTTCGCGACGCGGCGTTTGCGGAGCCGTTGGTGCTGGCGTCGCCGCCGCAGTGGGTGCGGTTTCGGGCAAGACATCCTGGCTGGCAGTGGCCTCGACAGCCGGTGCCGGTGTGGCGATCGGCACCTGAACGACCGGCGCAGCGACGCTGATGGTCGGAATCGTCTCGCCTGAGACGATCGCCTCGAACCGCGCAATAGCGTGCTCTTGTTGCGTAATGGCCTGCCGACGGGACACACGCTGCACCATGCTGTGCAGTCGATCGAACCCGCGCTCCAGCGACTCCAGGCTAACGCGGTCGACTTGACGACGTCCGTCCGCCACCATCTCAAACAGCGACTCCATCGCATGACTCAGGTCGCCGATCGGCGACAGGCCAGCCATGCGCGCGCCGCCCTTCAACGTGTGCAGTTCGCGCTGCAGCCCCACGACGATTTCGCGATCTTCTGGCGACTCGCGGAGGCGAGCCATCATGGTGTCCGAGGCGTCGAGAATGTCGGAACCTTCCTGCACAAAGATCTCGAGCAGATCTTCGTCCATGTCGGGCAATTCCAACTGTCCCTCTGGGTGAGCATCATCCGCAATCGGTTGGTACTGTATGCCCAGTTCATCGCCGCTCGATTCAGCGGACACCGCCGCCGGTGGCGTCTCGGTCACTGGATTGAGCCAGGTCGCACTTGCAAAAGCGGTGTCTGTTTGTGGTTCGGCCAGAATCGTCGATTCCGGTTCGACCGTGTCGGCGAGCTCAATGGCGTCGAACTCGGCCGCAAAGTCGAAGACGGACGCGTCACCGACCAACTGGGGTGCTTCGGCGGTGACGGGCGGTTGGGCCGACGCATCCAGCTCTGGCGCAGGTGTCACCGCTTCGTCCAGGAACAACGCTTCGGCGTTCAACCAGCCATCGCCCGCATCAAGAGTCGTATCGTTGGCAGCCGGCGTATCGGCGGCCGGCTCGGCGAAGCCAAAGTCCACGAGGTCGGCGAACGAGATTTCTTCTTCCGGCGTTGCCGCAACGGGCGCCTCAATACTGGATTCAACCACGGTGGGCACCGGCTCTACTGGTGCCGCGGTCTCGGCGTCGAAACTCGCCCAATCCGGCAGTTCGAATGCCAGTTCCGGTTCTGTCGCCTCTGGCGATTGCAGTGTTGCTGGCGGCGCGGCCTCGGTGGTGTCTGCAACGGCTTGGGCAGGGAACGGGTCCACGGCTGGCAACACCAGCGTATCGGCGTCACTCAATCCGAAGTCTGGCAATTGGAAGTCGAACTCAGGGGCATTGCTCGCTGGCGCTTCGGTTGGCAATTCAATCGTTGCAGGTTCGGCGTTGGCAAGCTCCAGAACGGGCGATTCCAACTCGATGCCAGAACTGCTTGGCAACACGTCAGCCGGTGGCGGCGCGGCAACCGGAGCCGCGGTGTCGTGATGACGATGATCATCGTCTTCGTCCACCGATACATTGAACACGCGGAGCACACTCTCAGGCTCGGGCAGCACGCTTCGCAGACCATTCAGCGCTTCGGCGAGTTCGTGCAAATCCACCGGCGAGGTTTGACCGTGGATCGACGCCTCGACCGCATCGGCGGTCGCCGCAATGACGGCCAAACCTTCGGCGCTCGGCGCCTGCTCCTGACCACGCAATCGCTTCACATAGCCTTCGAGCGGACCAAGCAACGGCGTGACGCTCGGGAGATCAACCATCGCGATCGCGCCATGCATCGTGTGCACGGCTCGGAGTAGTGACTCCGACACGGGCAGACCGGGCATTGCCGCAGAATCCTGCAGGAATTCGCGAATAACACTCAGGTGTCCCGAGACTTCAGCGCGCAGAATCTCGAGCATCATCGGGTCGACGCCGTCGAGATCGGCGGCGGCCATGACCGACGCTTCGGCCGTCGCTGGTTCGGCTGTCGGCGCTGATGTATCGATTGCTGGAGCCGCGACAACGGGCGTGTCGAACATCGGCGTGTCGAACGCCGATGTCTCGCCGACATGCGCTTCGAACACAGGCGCTTCGAACACAGGCGCTACGAACACAGGCGCTTCGAAAACGGGTGCTACTGGCGCCGGAATCATCGGCTCCAAAGGCGTGATCGCAGGTTCGACTGCAGCCGGAGCCGCTGGCGCCGCTGCGATTGGCTGCAACTGGGCAATCGGCAGATCGAAATCCAAGCCGCCCAAGTCATCGGTACTGAGTTCGATGCCAGCGGAATCGTCAAGCGCGAAACCAAAGTCGATCGCCGGCTCAGCCTCCTCGATTTGACTCGGTGGCGACGCAGCAGCTTCAGGCTCACTGAAATCGAAACCCGTCAATTCGATGGCTTCGGCGCTGTCGCCGATGTCGAGGTCGGCCAAAGCGTCCAGGTCGCTCTTCGCCTCCGATTCCAGACTCAATGATTCGGTCGCGAAATCCAAGTCTCCGACATCGGGTTCGCTGAGTTCGATCGCTTCTGGTTCGCTGCCGCCAAGTTCGATCGGCGCGAACGGTTCGGTGACGTCGGCAACCGGCGCCACGACTGGCTCTGGTGCCGGTACGAACACTGGCGCCGGCTTCTTCGGACGCGGTTTCGCAATCTGTACAAGCTTCTTCTCGATGCGGCGGATTGGCTCAGGCTTCTGCAACCAAGCCTCTTCGCCAGCGGCTAAGCGATCGGCGACCGCCATGATGCCCGGCACATCGACGCCTTGCCCCTGCTCACCACGCAACGCGGCAAGCAAGGCCGGCAATGCGGCAACCGCATTGTCCAAGCATGCGATAACCGCTGGGCCAGGCTGAATGGTCTTGTCGAGAATGCGATTCAGCATGTTCTCGATCTTCCAGCTGAACTCGCCCAGAGCGAGCGCGCCGACCAAGCGGCCGCTGCCCTTCATCGTGTGGAACGAACGGCGAATGGGCTTCAGGCGCTCGAAGTCATGCGGGACGTTCTTCCAGTCCGGCAAATTGCGACCGAGGTTCTCGAGCTCTTCCTGCACTTCTTCGAGGAAGACTTCACGAATATCCTCGTCGATATCATTCGAGGGCACGGCCTGGAATGATGCGCCAGCGACGATCGGCGCTTCTTCAATGATCTCTTCTTCAACCTCGACCCATTCGTAGTCGAATTCCGGCTCAGGCTCAGGCTCGGGCTCCGGTGCAGCAGACACCAGGGGCGCTGCAGCCGCAACCGGCGTCGGTGCCGCCGCAGGTTCGGCGGCTGGCGTGGCAATCGGTTCGAGACTCAGGCTTGGTCCGGGCTTCGGCGCTTCTTCAGCCAGCGTCAACGCGGCCGTCAAGTCAGGTGTCGCAACGGGCGTGGGCGCGCTGATCGGCGCCGAAACCGGAGTCGGCGCCGTGGGCGCGACCGTAACGGAGGCCGGAGTGCCCGTAGCAGGCTTGGCCGGAACCGCCACAGGGGTCGGCGCTGCGGCAGCCTGTCGCTCAGGTAACGGCCAATAGCCCAGCGCTTCCAAGCTTTCGCGAGTGACGTCGAGAATTTTTTCGCGACCGGTGCGCTGCGCGGAGGTTGCTTCGAGGTAGTACTCGATACTGGCGACGGCATCGGCCAATCGGTCCACCTGATCGGCGTTCGGAACACGCTTGCGTTCGATCACTTCGACTTCGATGAAGCGACCAATTCCATCCAGATAGCCACCGGCCTGATCCAGATTGATCATCCGCATGGCGCCGGAAATTTCTTCCAGAAGGCGCGGAATCTGTTCGGCCCGTTCGTGCTGCCAACCCGACTCGATAAACGCGACGATGTCTTGCTTCGCCTGCGTCAGGTTCGTCTGCACTTCCTTCATCAGCGCTTCGAGAATCTTGCGGACTTCAGTCTGTGGCAACTCCGCCGTCTGCGCCGCATCAGCCTTGGGCTCGTCGTCACTGCCACCGAGGCGTTCGATATTGTCGTCGAGCGACGCCTCCACAAACAGGAGCGCGCCGGCGACATCGAGCAACGTGCCTTCTTCGGCCTTCTTATCGCCGTGCACGACCTTGCGCAGCGAATCCCGCTGTTCAACCACCACGCGGCGCGGCACGCCGAGGCCGAGCATGCCGAGCGTGTCGGCTACGCGATCGAGGGTGTCGAGTTGCGCCGCCAGATCGCCGGGGTTGGCATTCGCGGTGCGCAAGTAAAGATCGAGCGCATCCTTGACGCGCATCAGGTCTTCCTTGATGGCGTCGGAGACCGTGTCGAGCAGCGCGCGATTGCGCCCGCCGAGCGAACCACGAGCGTGCTCCAGTTCCTTCTCGCTTGGCAACAGCGTGTCCAGCTTGAACGCACGCTTCAAGTCACCGAGCCGGCCTTCCGCCGATTTCGCGTGGGCGGCGTAATAGAGCAGGTTCTTGGTCAAATCACGCGGCGGATTGGACCGGAACGCCAGTTCGCCGCCATCAGCCAGTCGTTTGATCTCGCGATCAACCCGACCAAACAGGAGCTTGACGGCCTGGTTGGCCTCAACCGAGCCAAGCCGGATGCCATCCAGCAAGCCACCGGCAATCCACCAGAGACGTCGTGCGTCGTCGCCCCAGGTGATGCTGCGCAGTCCATCGAGCGCGTTGATCAGGCCACTGACCGCGACGTTTGACGACTGGTCGCGCAACCATTTGACGAGTGCGATTTGGTAGTTGGCACGCTGACGCGCGGCGACACCCTTCATCTCGGAATCTGGCAGCGGCCGGTCTGGACCTGCGGCAATCGGTGGCAAAGGCAGCGACAGGTCTGGCGAGAACAACACGCCTTCGCTGAGCAACTTTTCGCCGCGACAGGCACGCAGATCGTTCAGGAGTGGCAACAGAACGATCGGAATATCCTTGTGACCGCTCTGCAATCGCTCGAGGTAATCCGGCAACTGCACGATGCCGCGCATGAGCACGTCGTACGCGTCGTCCTTGGTGCGAATCTGGTCGTCGAGCAGCGCTTGCGCCACTCGCTCCATTTCTTCGACCACCATGGCGGCGCCGTAGAGCTCGACCATGCGCAAGGTGCCTTGCACCTGATGCAGGTAGGTCGCACAGAAGCGCATCAAGCTGGAGTCAGCCGGATCCTCGACATAGGCTTCTAGCGCCTGTCGCGCTTGTTTCAGGGTTTCATCCAGCTCCTGTTTAACCCAGTTGAGCGTGGTGAAGTCAATTTCTTGTTGCATGCGCATAGGCGATCTCACCCTGACCGGCGAAACGCCAAAGTTTGGCGGTTGCCGATCCGTGTCAGCGAAGGATGGGTAAAGCCGATCACCTCACCCGCACCAAGCACCAGCATGCCGCCGGGCTTGAGCAGATCGGCGAGCGCAGTCAGCAACTGCTTTCGGCGATCTCGGGCGAAGTAGATCAAAACGTTTTGACAGTAAATCAGGTCAAGCTTTTTCAGCGGCGCGCGCGCCACGTCCATGATGTTGAACAGCGCGAATCCGACCCGTTTTTTCAGCGCTTCATTGATCGCGAAGCTGTCGGTACCGACCAGTTCGCAATAGGTTTTCTGCATGTCGTCCGGAATCTCGACCAGACGCTCGCGGGGATACAGACCGCCCCGCCCGATCGCCAGCGCCGCATTGCTGATGTCGGTGGCGGTCACCCCGAAATAAGCACGGCTGGCCCCCAGCTGGCGCAGACTGCTGTCCAACACCATAGCTAGGGAATAGGCTTCCTCACCGGTCGAACAGCCCACGCTCCAGGCGTGCATCGCCAGGTTGTCGGGGTGTTCTTTCAGAAAGTCAGGCAACCACTCGGAGGCAATCATCTGCAACGAGGGCTGGTGTCGGAAAAATCGTGTTTCATGAACGGTCAGGCGATCGACCAGTGTGCTCCATTCAATCGCACCGCGCGCCCCGTTGAGCACTTCATTGAAGTAGCGCTCAAAGCTGTCATAGCCGGTTTCGCGCATTCGCGTGCGGACACCGGTGACAAGAAACGTCTTGCGCCCAGGCGGCACGACGACGCCAGTGCGGCGTTCGAGCAAGTCCACCCAGCGCGAAAACTCCTCATCACCCATGCTCGGCATGGGTGCGAAGGCTTTGCGGACGTTGGCCGTAGGTGCGATCAAATCAGTCTACTCAGGACGGCAGTTTGAAGTCGGCGACCGAACGACGGAGGTCGGCAGCGAGCTGCGCGAGGTTTCCAATCGACTCGGCGGTCTGCGAGGCACCGGCCGACGTCTGCGTCGTAATTTCCTGAATCACGTTCATCGTTGCCGAGATGTTCGTTGCCGCAGCGGACTGCTGACGCGCGGCCTCGGAGATGTTCTGAATCAAGTCGGCAAGGTCGTTCGACACCTTTTCGATCTCGCCCAGGGCCAGACCGGCGTCTTCGGCGAGGCGGGCACCCGCCACCACTTCAGACGTGGTTTGTTCCATCGAGCTCACCGCTTCGTTGGTGTCGGACTGAATCGTTTGCACCAGCGTTTCAATTCGCTTGGTGGCGCCCGATGCGCGTTCGGCGAGTCGTTGCACTTCGTCGGCAACGACCGCGAATCCGCGACCCGCTTCACCGGCAGACGCGGCTTGAATGGCGGCGTTCAGAGCCAGAATGTTCGTTTGATCGGCGATGTCGTTAATCAGTTCGACGATCGATCCGATTTCCTGTGACGACTCACCCAGACGCTTAATACGCTTCGAGGTTTCTTGAATCTGATCGCGAATGTTGTCCATGCCCTGAATCGTTTGGCGCACGATCGCAGCACCCTTGCCTGCAATCGCCACGGATCGTTGCGCCACGTCGGCCGATTCGGCGGAGTTCTTCGACACTTCGTCGATCGAGACCGCGATTTCGTTGATCGCCGCCGATGCCGAGGTGATCTGCTGCGCTTGGTGCTCGGCAGCTTCGGCGAGGTGCATCGCGGTCGCCTGCGTTTCTTGCGCAGCGGCGGCCACCTGCACGGCGGTTTCGTTAATCGTGGCCACCAGGGAGCGGAGCGCTTCCACGGCGAAGTTCACGGAGTCGGCGATTGCGCCGGTGATGTCTTCGGTCACCGTCGCCTTCACCGTCAAATCGCCTTCGGCGAGCGATCCCATTTCGTCCAGCAAGCGCAGAATGGCTTCCTGATTTCGGGAGTTCAGATCGGCGGTGCTCTGCAACTGCTTTCTTGTAGCGAGGTACTGCAACATACCGGCGATCAGCGCGGCGAACAGGGCGAGCGCACCGAGCACGACGTTCAGAATGTTTCCGCCCAACATACGGACCTTGTTGCCGAACGACGCGGCGAGCGACTTGTTCTTGTCGAGCAGGTCGGTCGAGCCCAGGAAGATTTTGTCCTTCGCTTCGGTGACTTCGAACAGGTCGGTCGAAGCTTCCTGAATGGTACCGACGCTTTCGCGAATGCCAGAGTACAGGTCTTGAATGTCAGCCAGAATTTCGCGGGCTTTCGGGTCGGTCAGGGCGCGGATGCCGACCTCGGTGTCACCGTCCGTCAAGCCGTCCAGCACTTGGCCGAACACACGGGCGTCACGAACGAACTGATCGGCGGCCGATACCGCGTCCTCACCACCCTTTCGGATGTCAGACACGCGGCGAAGCATACGGTCGGCAAGCAGAATTTGGCGGGTGGCGAGATACACCGTGTCACCCGGTGCATTGTCATCGAGCAGCACCAACACGAGCTCGTCCATTTTGGACGACATACGTGGGATGTTGTCTGAGAACGCATCGGCCTCGTCGGCAATATTCAAGACGAGTTCGGAGGCGCCGTTAATGGTGTCGGCCGACTTCGCAATCGGCATCCAGGCTTGCTCGACACGCTTCAGCGGTGGCCCGATGACGGTGTCGGCGGCGTAAGACGGTACACCTTCCTTTTCGCTGCCTTTCGACAACGCGTCAATCGAATCTTGAATGTTGACGCGGGTCGCCTTTAGTTCTTCGAAGGCTTCCAAGTTGCCGGACGCGGCTTCGGTCGCGAACTTCGAGATCTGCTGCGACAGCACCTGCAGATCGGTTGTCAGTCGGATCGCGTTACGCTCTTGCCGGTCCAAGATAGCTTGGTAAGCGAGGTTCGCGCCCAGAAGGCCCAGGAACACCAACGCCACCGCACCCCAGAGCAGGGGTCCGGAAAAACGGCTCGCACCACCAGATGTCGCACTCATAGCTCTTACCTCGCCCCTTCGAACAAAACGTGATTCAGACCGCCACTCATATGGCCGCCTGGGTGAACTCTGGCGTGCGAGTCAACGCCGCCATACTGAAAATGCCATAGCCCGTGCCGCTCGTCTCGTAAAAGCGCTCGATGTACCGCCGATAACGCTCG
It contains:
- a CDS encoding methyl-accepting chemotaxis protein, with the protein product MSATSGGASRFSGPLLWGAVALVFLGLLGANLAYQAILDRQERNAIRLTTDLQVLSQQISKFATEAASGNLEAFEELKATRVNIQDSIDALSKGSEKEGVPSYAADTVIGPPLKRVEQAWMPIAKSADTINGASELVLNIADEADAFSDNIPRMSSKMDELVLVLLDDNAPGDTVYLATRQILLADRMLRRVSDIRKGGEDAVSAADQFVRDARVFGQVLDGLTDGDTEVGIRALTDPKAREILADIQDLYSGIRESVGTIQEASTDLFEVTEAKDKIFLGSTDLLDKNKSLAASFGNKVRMLGGNILNVVLGALALFAALIAGMLQYLATRKQLQSTADLNSRNQEAILRLLDEMGSLAEGDLTVKATVTEDITGAIADSVNFAVEALRSLVATINETAVQVAAAAQETQATAMHLAEAAEHQAQQITSASAAINEIAVSIDEVSKNSAESADVAQRSVAIAGKGAAIVRQTIQGMDNIRDQIQETSKRIKRLGESSQEIGSIVELINDIADQTNILALNAAIQAASAGEAGRGFAVVADEVQRLAERASGATKRIETLVQTIQSDTNEAVSSMEQTTSEVVAGARLAEDAGLALGEIEKVSNDLADLIQNISEAARQQSAAATNISATMNVIQEITTQTSAGASQTAESIGNLAQLAADLRRSVADFKLPS
- a CDS encoding chemotaxis protein CheB, translated to MLSTDIKRRAVSIALVYQSEALNRHVRDAMTELGAKVVYETSVLAYRPKELAGSGADVVIINLDPTSDEDLTGIDDLLVDDTRRVVFNDGEVTARLSGWDLARWARHLAAKVLGEQVGLPPPPAGSEPIPQSGLQRADLSTPVRPKSLEPTTPAGSVAETEFAADEMTRALADFSMEQASRSEEKLAQDELTSTLAGLGLGDFDFSAASVLPAAEPAPKISESKSIFEELGLGLDMHEPSAQPTRSTAAAPSPEADNPFAGLDINFDSFDEAPPARDEPQGLDALLANLPKEPKPEKPEKPERVDRANAPTLELPVPPALAAKKPASSEPAANPFAGLSLELSPLDGAAAAPSSPAPSSKPSFADRDFSSALASLSLAPLDEPADAGKSVAAPAAPATPSASPPKDRGAMDLGSLALEPIEQEVDNIFTIAAKNRAAAAAAASGDSTGAAAPPELPPELPPDLPDFGDDNPFADLDLNFDNLDQAELPKLAKDTFSEGPSEDDFLKEFAAFGSSATPSAGAIEHVVVLGASIGGPDAVREFLGAVQPNARSVFVLAQHMGADFVELMAQQLQRATKTNVLMPNSGQVARAGDVLIVPVSERLLLESSGEIRLVTPDHASPYSPSIDQVLYDIADRFGDRAMAIVFSGMAHDAIEGAKYLAGKGGRIWVQDPTTCVVSSMIDGAVEAGIVSFIGSPADLAAQFNREFK
- a CDS encoding Hpt domain-containing protein, with the protein product MRMQQEIDFTTLNWVKQELDETLKQARQALEAYVEDPADSSLMRFCATYLHQVQGTLRMVELYGAAMVVEEMERVAQALLDDQIRTKDDAYDVLMRGIVQLPDYLERLQSGHKDIPIVLLPLLNDLRACRGEKLLSEGVLFSPDLSLPLPPIAAGPDRPLPDSEMKGVAARQRANYQIALVKWLRDQSSNVAVSGLINALDGLRSITWGDDARRLWWIAGGLLDGIRLGSVEANQAVKLLFGRVDREIKRLADGGELAFRSNPPRDLTKNLLYYAAHAKSAEGRLGDLKRAFKLDTLLPSEKELEHARGSLGGRNRALLDTVSDAIKEDLMRVKDALDLYLRTANANPGDLAAQLDTLDRVADTLGMLGLGVPRRVVVEQRDSLRKVVHGDKKAEEGTLLDVAGALLFVEASLDDNIERLGGSDDEPKADAAQTAELPQTEVRKILEALMKEVQTNLTQAKQDIVAFIESGWQHERAEQIPRLLEEISGAMRMINLDQAGGYLDGIGRFIEVEVIERKRVPNADQVDRLADAVASIEYYLEATSAQRTGREKILDVTRESLEALGYWPLPERQAAAAPTPVAVPAKPATGTPASVTVAPTAPTPVSAPISAPTPVATPDLTAALTLAEEAPKPGPSLSLEPIATPAAEPAAAPTPVAAAAPLVSAAPEPEPEPEPEFDYEWVEVEEEIIEEAPIVAGASFQAVPSNDIDEDIREVFLEEVQEELENLGRNLPDWKNVPHDFERLKPIRRSFHTMKGSGRLVGALALGEFSWKIENMLNRILDKTIQPGPAVIACLDNAVAALPALLAALRGEQGQGVDVPGIMAVADRLAAGEEAWLQKPEPIRRIEKKLVQIAKPRPKKPAPVFVPAPEPVVAPVADVTEPFAPIELGGSEPEAIELSEPDVGDLDFATESLSLESEAKSDLDALADLDIGDSAEAIELTGFDFSEPEAAASPPSQIEEAEPAIDFGFALDDSAGIELSTDDLGGLDFDLPIAQLQPIAAAPAAPAAVEPAITPLEPMIPAPVAPVFEAPVFVAPVFEAPVFEAHVGETSAFDTPMFDTPVVAAPAIDTSAPTAEPATAEASVMAAADLDGVDPMMLEILRAEVSGHLSVIREFLQDSAAMPGLPVSESLLRAVHTMHGAIAMVDLPSVTPLLGPLEGYVKRLRGQEQAPSAEGLAVIAATADAVEASIHGQTSPVDLHELAEALNGLRSVLPEPESVLRVFNVSVDEDDDHRHHDTAAPVAAPPPADVLPSSSGIELESPVLELANAEPATIELPTEAPASNAPEFDFQLPDFGLSDADTLVLPAVDPFPAQAVADTTEAAPPATLQSPEATEPELAFELPDWASFDAETAAPVEPVPTVVESSIEAPVAATPEEEISFADLVDFGFAEPAADTPAANDTTLDAGDGWLNAEALFLDEAVTPAPELDASAQPPVTAEAPQLVGDASVFDFAAEFDAIELADTVEPESTILAEPQTDTAFASATWLNPVTETPPAAVSAESSGDELGIQYQPIADDAHPEGQLELPDMDEDLLEIFVQEGSDILDASDTMMARLRESPEDREIVVGLQRELHTLKGGARMAGLSPIGDLSHAMESLFEMVADGRRQVDRVSLESLERGFDRLHSMVQRVSRRQAITQQEHAIARFEAIVSGETIPTISVAAPVVQVPIATPAPAVEATASQDVLPETAPTAAATPAPTAPQTPRREQKTALDEAEEAGRAPQEVIRVRSDLLDALVNLAGEVSIYRSRLEQQMGTFRFNLQELDQTVLRVREQLRKLEIETEAQIIARYQREAEATDAEFDPLELDRFSTLQQLSRALAESVSDLQSLQNALDDLTRQAETLLLQQARVSSELQEGLMRTRMVPFDSVVPRLRRLMRQTAGELGKRAQLRVEGAQGEMDRNVLDRMTAPLEHMLRNALAHGLETPTDRSKVGKNEEGTVTIGIAREATEVVIRVTDDGRGMDRDAIRRKAIERGMLKPDAQLSDRDLYGFVLETGFSTAESVSKIAGRGVGMDVVASEIKQLGGTLSIDSERGRGTQFIIRLPFTLAVTQAILVRLGEHLYAVPMSSVQGVVRIRREDLDERLKSPTPTYSYGGDDYLIYEMGDLLGTTVHRASDELQLPLLMVKSGDQRAAVRVDAVLGSREVVVKSVGPQVSSIAGIFGATIMGDGSVVMILDMAPLVRRVAALRQTALAEDAIPEVLTPVMPERRQPLVMVVDDSITMRKVTTRVLERNDMEVVTAKDGLDAVEKLQDRVPDIVLLDIEMPRMDGYELATYMRNDPRLKMVPIIMITSRTGEKHRQRAFEIGVDRYLGKPYQEADLLRNVEETLRLSRAVH
- a CDS encoding CheR family methyltransferase, translated to MIAPTANVRKAFAPMPSMGDEEFSRWVDLLERRTGVVVPPGRKTFLVTGVRTRMRETGYDSFERYFNEVLNGARGAIEWSTLVDRLTVHETRFFRHQPSLQMIASEWLPDFLKEHPDNLAMHAWSVGCSTGEEAYSLAMVLDSSLRQLGASRAYFGVTATDISNAALAIGRGGLYPRERLVEIPDDMQKTYCELVGTDSFAINEALKKRVGFALFNIMDVARAPLKKLDLIYCQNVLIYFARDRRKQLLTALADLLKPGGMLVLGAGEVIGFTHPSLTRIGNRQTLAFRRSG